The following coding sequences lie in one Musa acuminata AAA Group cultivar baxijiao chromosome BXJ1-8, Cavendish_Baxijiao_AAA, whole genome shotgun sequence genomic window:
- the LOC135588883 gene encoding uncharacterized protein LOC135588883 gives MGLKPLSLQMIPWCFHVAVATCHSSSWFDDDDTAADSPKPSSVRLVSPDGRISLYHRWVSAAELMAAHPFHLLCLSDSFFIGEPIASLSPDDRLLPGHTYFLLPSHFFHSALSFASLAACFGDHMRSGVAKLLQPIEIHKTAAGKLQVRVSDEYLERLRRAEEEVAAAERRGQRVCTTEELAKDYKQLVRCRSWKPKLETIKESERRRRSSAGAAFGRIGRRKKCGHLKNNRNKENKG, from the coding sequence ATGGGTCTCAAACCTCTCAGTCTCCAAATGATCCCGTGGTGCTTCCACGTAGCAGTCGCCACATGTCACTCCTCCTCCTGGTTTGACGACGACGACACTGCCGCCGACTCGCCAAAACCCTCCTCCGTTCGCCTCGTGAGCCCCGACGGCCGCATCAGCCTCTACCATCGCTGGGTCTCGGCGGCGGAGCTCATGGCCGCCCACCCCTTTCACCTCCTCTGCCTCTCCGACTCCTTCTTCATCGGCGAGCCCATCGCCTCCCTCTCCCCCGACGACCGCCTACTCCCGGGCCACACCTACTTCCTCCTCCCCTCCCACTTCTTCCACTCCGCCCTCTCCTTCGCCTCCCTCGCCGCCTGCTTCGGCGACCATATGCGGAGTGGCGTCGCCAAGCTCCTGCAGCCCATCGAGATCCACAAGACGGCTGCCGGCAAGCTCCAGGTCCGCGTGTCCGACGAGTACCTGGAGCGCCTGAggagggcggaggaggaggtggcggcggcggagagGAGAGGGCAGCGAGTGTGCACCACGGAGGAGTTGGCGAAGGATTACAAGCAGTTGGTGAGGTGCCGCTCCTGGAAGCCGAAGCTGGAAACCATCAAGGAgtcggagaggaggaggaggagtagcgCTGGTGCCGCTTTTGGTAGGATCGGCAGAAGGAAGAAGTGTGGCCACCTCAAGAACAACCGCAACAAGGAAAACAAAGGCTGA
- the LOC135581676 gene encoding retinoblastoma-related protein-like isoform X2 yields MRSTAASGMEDMKPSIASLADDDGTMEARFADLCKSKLSLDESTLRQAMVLFRESRHVLVANMSAIGSGLPEEIERLWSAFILYCVTKLNKARSKQEKEENSVSLCQILRAFKLNVVEFFKEMPQFCLKAGYILSGLYGSEWEKKLELKELQANIVHVSLLSRYYKRAYEELFLQNDAKSSQDSAVSCAKDYVSDCHRFGWLLFLALRIHAFSRFKDLVTCTNGLVSILAVLILHVPVRFRKFVVQDSPIFAKKSGKGVNLLASLCDKYDASEDELRRVMEMVNSLIVNILKKNPCSLLDGKKENLAHIDTDGLTYFEDLMEEKSLQSSIVILEKDYDDAILKGELDERMFVNDDDSLLGSGSLSGGAVNICGTKRKYDAITSPAKSITSPMSPPCSPGSPLKGGLIGIFKIAPATPVSTAMTTAKWLRSIISPLPSRPSSELLRFLSSCDRDVTSDVIQRASIILGAIFPCTSFGERCVSVSMQNAARMDSIWAEQRKSEALKLYYRVLEAMCRAESQILNGINLTSLLSNERFHRCMLACSAELVLTTHKTVTLMFPAVLERTGITAFDLSKVIESFVRHEETLPRELKRHLNSLEERLLESMAWEKGSSMYNTLIVARPTLSAEINRLGLLAEPMPSLDAIAGSYNVSAAGLPLPFQKQEHSPDQNGDTISPKKACNDYRNVLVERNFLASPVKDRAFNSPKSKLPPLQSAFASPTRPSPTGGGETCAETGTNIFFNKIVKLAAIRIKSLSERLQLSQQILERVYCLIQQILTHRTALFFNRHIDQLILCSFYGVAKISQLSLTFKEIIYNYRKQPQCKPQVFRSVFVHWPSTSRNGKTGEEHVDIITFYNEAKFQDHLGYRHFQIFQTCLQRKFLLFIMFMFLLCDRQRWILCFHQAPRVTMHVLAKALMLIRAPQKICQPSITV; encoded by the exons ATGAGATCTACTGCTGCTTCGGGGATGGAGGACATGAAGCCATCGATTGCTTCACTCGCAGATGACGATGGCACTATGGAAGCTCGGTTTGCTGATCTCTGCAAG AGCAAGCTGAGTCTCGATGAGAGCACGTTGAGGCAGGCAATGGTTTTATTCAGGGAAAGTAGGCACGTTCTCgtggcaaatatgtcggcaattgGAAGTGGATTG CCTGAGGAGATCGAGAGGTTATGGTCTGCATTCATTCTGTACTGTGTCACAAAGCTGAACAAGGCGAGATCTAAGCAAGAGAAGGAAGAAAATAGTGTTTCGCTATGTCAGATATTGAGAGCATTTAAGCTGAA TGTTGTGGAGTTCTTTAAAGAAATGCCACAGTTTTGTCTCAAGGCTGGTTACATTCTAAGTGGTTTATATGGTTCGGAATGGGAGAAAAAGCTTGAG CTAAAGGAGTTACAAGCAAACATCGTTCACGTGAGTCTTCTAAGCAG GTACTATAAACGGGCATATGAGGAACTGTTCTTGCAAAATGATGCAAAAAGCAGTCAGGATTCAGCAGTGTCTTGTGCTAAGGATTATGTTTCTGACTGCCATCGATTTGGATGGTTGTTATTTCTAGCTCTCCGCATCCATGCATTCAGTCGCTTCAAGGATCTAGTGACTTGCACTAATGGATTAGTTTCCATACTG GCTGTACTTATCCTTCATGTTCCTGTCCGCTTTAGGAAATTCGTTGTTCAAGATTCCCCAATTTTTG CTAAAAAATCAGGCAAGGGCGTCAACCTTCTAGCTTCTCTCTGTGACAAATATGATGCATCGGAGGACGAATTAAGAAGAGTGATGGAAATGGTAAATAGCTTGATAGTGAATATTTTGAAGAAAAATCCATGCTCACTTTTGGATGGCAAAAAGGAAAATCTAGCTCACATTGACACAG ATGGTCTGACATATTTTGAAGATCTCATGGAGGAAAAATCATTACAGTCAAGTATAGTTATCTTGGAGAAAGATTATGATGATGCAATtcttaaaggtgaactagatgagCGTATGTTTGTTAACGATGATGACAGTCTTCTTGGCAGTGGAAGTTTGTCTGGAGGTGCTGTTAACATTTGTGGAACAAAG CGGAAATATGATGCAATAACTTCCCCAGCAAAGTCTATCACAAGTCCAATGTCTCCACCATGTTCTCCTGGATCACCATTAAAAGGAGGTCTTATTGGGATCTTTAAGATAGCTCCCGCTACACCAGTTAGCACTGCAATGACTACTGCAAAATGGCTTCGAAGCATTATATCTCCTCTTCCTTCAAGGCCTTCATCAGAGCTTCTTCGATTCCTTTCATCTTGTGACAGAGATGTAACCAGTGATGTCATTCAAAGGGCCAGCATAATACTTGGAGCCATTTTTCCATGCACCTCTTTTGGGGAGCGGTGTGTTTCGGTAAGTATGCAAAATGCTGCTCGGATGGATAGTATTTGGGCTGAGCAGAGAAAGTCAGAGGCACTTAAGTTATACTACAGGGTTTTGGAGGCAATGTGTAGAGCAGAGTCTCAGATACTGAATGGAATCAACCTTACTTCTTTGTTATCAAATGAACGGTTTCATCGCTGCATGCTTGCTTGTTCAGCTGAACTGGTTTTGACTACACATAAAACAGTTACTTTGATGTTTCCTGCTGTTCTGGAGAGAACTGGCATAACTGCTTTCGATTTGAGCAAGGTCATAGAAAGTTTTGTTCGTCATGAAGAAACTCTTCCACGTGAGTTAAAAAGACATTTAAATTCATTGGAAGAGAGGCTATTAGAAAGCATGGCATGGGAAAAAGGTTCATCAATGTACAATACCTTGATAGTAGCAAGACCAACTCTCTCTGCAGAAATAAATCGTTTAGGACTGTTAGCAGAACCAATGCCCTCTCTTGATGCTATTGCTGGGAGCTATAATGTTTCTGCTGCAGGCTTGCctctgccttttcaaaagcaggaACATTCACCAG ATCAAAATGGAGATACCATATCTCCTAAGAAAGCATGCAATGACTATCGAAATGTGTTAGTGGAGCGCAATTTCCTAGCATCACCAGTTAAGGATCGTGCATTTAACAGTCCTAAATCTAAATTACCTCCTCTTCAGTCTGCTTTTGCCAG TCCAACCAGGCCCAGTCCCACTGGAGGAGGGGAAACTTGTGCTGAAACAGGAACCAACATTTTCTTTAATAAG ATTGTGAAACTGGCAGCTATCAGAATCAAAAGCTTGAGCGAAAGGCTTCAGCTATCTCAGCAAATATTGGAGCGTGTGTATTGTCTCATTCAACAGATTCTCACTCATAGAACTGCTCTTTTTTTCAATCGACATATCGATCAATTAATCCTTTGTAGCTTTTATGGGGTTGCTAAG ATTTCTCAACTCAGCCTAACGTTTAAGGAGATCATTTATAACTACAGAAAGCAACCTCAATGTAAACCTCAAGTTTTTCGCAGTGTTTTTGTTCACTGGCCATCGACAAGCCGAAATGGA AAAACAGGAGAGGAGCATGTTGATATCATTACCTTTTACAATGAG GCCAAATTCCAGGATCACCTAGGATACCGCCATTTCCAAATCTTCCAGACATGTCTCCAAAGAAAGTTTCTGCTGTTCATAATGTTTATGTTTCTCCTCTGCGATCGACAAAG ATGGATACTTTGCTTTCACCAAGCTCCAAGAGTTActatgcatgtgttggcgaaagcACTCATGCTTATCAGAGCCCCTCAAAAGATCTGTCAGCCATCAATAACCGTCTAA
- the LOC135581676 gene encoding retinoblastoma-related protein-like isoform X1 has product MRSTAASGMEDMKPSIASLADDDGTMEARFADLCKSKLSLDESTLRQAMVLFRESRHVLVANMSAIGSGLPEEIERLWSAFILYCVTKLNKARSKQEKEENSVSLCQILRAFKLNVVEFFKEMPQFCLKAGYILSGLYGSEWEKKLELKELQANIVHVSLLSRYYKRAYEELFLQNDAKSSQDSAVSCAKDYVSDCHRFGWLLFLALRIHAFSRFKDLVTCTNGLVSILAVLILHVPVRFRKFVVQDSPIFAKKSGKGVNLLASLCDKYDASEDELRRVMEMVNSLIVNILKKNPCSLLDGKKENLAHIDTDGLTYFEDLMEEKSLQSSIVILEKDYDDAILKGELDERMFVNDDDSLLGSGSLSGGAVNICGTKRKYDAITSPAKSITSPMSPPCSPGSPLKGGLIGIFKIAPATPVSTAMTTAKWLRSIISPLPSRPSSELLRFLSSCDRDVTSDVIQRASIILGAIFPCTSFGERCVSVSMQNAARMDSIWAEQRKSEALKLYYRVLEAMCRAESQILNGINLTSLLSNERFHRCMLACSAELVLTTHKTVTLMFPAVLERTGITAFDLSKVIESFVRHEETLPRELKRHLNSLEERLLESMAWEKGSSMYNTLIVARPTLSAEINRLGLLAEPMPSLDAIAGSYNVSAAGLPLPFQKQEHSPDQNGDTISPKKACNDYRNVLVERNFLASPVKDRAFNSPKSKLPPLQSAFASPTRPSPTGGGETCAETGTNIFFNKIVKLAAIRIKSLSERLQLSQQILERVYCLIQQILTHRTALFFNRHIDQLILCSFYGVAKISQLSLTFKEIIYNYRKQPQCKPQVFRSVFVHWPSTSRNGKTGEEHVDIITFYNEVFIPSVKPLLVELGPGGVNNRSNRSPEDKISSDCQIPGSPRIPPFPNLPDMSPKKVSAVHNVYVSPLRSTKMDTLLSPSSKSYYACVGESTHAYQSPSKDLSAINNRLNGGRKVSGRLNFDVVSDFVVAGTLQDGNSASSSTAAPTTTSVAKAEQPEP; this is encoded by the exons ATGAGATCTACTGCTGCTTCGGGGATGGAGGACATGAAGCCATCGATTGCTTCACTCGCAGATGACGATGGCACTATGGAAGCTCGGTTTGCTGATCTCTGCAAG AGCAAGCTGAGTCTCGATGAGAGCACGTTGAGGCAGGCAATGGTTTTATTCAGGGAAAGTAGGCACGTTCTCgtggcaaatatgtcggcaattgGAAGTGGATTG CCTGAGGAGATCGAGAGGTTATGGTCTGCATTCATTCTGTACTGTGTCACAAAGCTGAACAAGGCGAGATCTAAGCAAGAGAAGGAAGAAAATAGTGTTTCGCTATGTCAGATATTGAGAGCATTTAAGCTGAA TGTTGTGGAGTTCTTTAAAGAAATGCCACAGTTTTGTCTCAAGGCTGGTTACATTCTAAGTGGTTTATATGGTTCGGAATGGGAGAAAAAGCTTGAG CTAAAGGAGTTACAAGCAAACATCGTTCACGTGAGTCTTCTAAGCAG GTACTATAAACGGGCATATGAGGAACTGTTCTTGCAAAATGATGCAAAAAGCAGTCAGGATTCAGCAGTGTCTTGTGCTAAGGATTATGTTTCTGACTGCCATCGATTTGGATGGTTGTTATTTCTAGCTCTCCGCATCCATGCATTCAGTCGCTTCAAGGATCTAGTGACTTGCACTAATGGATTAGTTTCCATACTG GCTGTACTTATCCTTCATGTTCCTGTCCGCTTTAGGAAATTCGTTGTTCAAGATTCCCCAATTTTTG CTAAAAAATCAGGCAAGGGCGTCAACCTTCTAGCTTCTCTCTGTGACAAATATGATGCATCGGAGGACGAATTAAGAAGAGTGATGGAAATGGTAAATAGCTTGATAGTGAATATTTTGAAGAAAAATCCATGCTCACTTTTGGATGGCAAAAAGGAAAATCTAGCTCACATTGACACAG ATGGTCTGACATATTTTGAAGATCTCATGGAGGAAAAATCATTACAGTCAAGTATAGTTATCTTGGAGAAAGATTATGATGATGCAATtcttaaaggtgaactagatgagCGTATGTTTGTTAACGATGATGACAGTCTTCTTGGCAGTGGAAGTTTGTCTGGAGGTGCTGTTAACATTTGTGGAACAAAG CGGAAATATGATGCAATAACTTCCCCAGCAAAGTCTATCACAAGTCCAATGTCTCCACCATGTTCTCCTGGATCACCATTAAAAGGAGGTCTTATTGGGATCTTTAAGATAGCTCCCGCTACACCAGTTAGCACTGCAATGACTACTGCAAAATGGCTTCGAAGCATTATATCTCCTCTTCCTTCAAGGCCTTCATCAGAGCTTCTTCGATTCCTTTCATCTTGTGACAGAGATGTAACCAGTGATGTCATTCAAAGGGCCAGCATAATACTTGGAGCCATTTTTCCATGCACCTCTTTTGGGGAGCGGTGTGTTTCGGTAAGTATGCAAAATGCTGCTCGGATGGATAGTATTTGGGCTGAGCAGAGAAAGTCAGAGGCACTTAAGTTATACTACAGGGTTTTGGAGGCAATGTGTAGAGCAGAGTCTCAGATACTGAATGGAATCAACCTTACTTCTTTGTTATCAAATGAACGGTTTCATCGCTGCATGCTTGCTTGTTCAGCTGAACTGGTTTTGACTACACATAAAACAGTTACTTTGATGTTTCCTGCTGTTCTGGAGAGAACTGGCATAACTGCTTTCGATTTGAGCAAGGTCATAGAAAGTTTTGTTCGTCATGAAGAAACTCTTCCACGTGAGTTAAAAAGACATTTAAATTCATTGGAAGAGAGGCTATTAGAAAGCATGGCATGGGAAAAAGGTTCATCAATGTACAATACCTTGATAGTAGCAAGACCAACTCTCTCTGCAGAAATAAATCGTTTAGGACTGTTAGCAGAACCAATGCCCTCTCTTGATGCTATTGCTGGGAGCTATAATGTTTCTGCTGCAGGCTTGCctctgccttttcaaaagcaggaACATTCACCAG ATCAAAATGGAGATACCATATCTCCTAAGAAAGCATGCAATGACTATCGAAATGTGTTAGTGGAGCGCAATTTCCTAGCATCACCAGTTAAGGATCGTGCATTTAACAGTCCTAAATCTAAATTACCTCCTCTTCAGTCTGCTTTTGCCAG TCCAACCAGGCCCAGTCCCACTGGAGGAGGGGAAACTTGTGCTGAAACAGGAACCAACATTTTCTTTAATAAG ATTGTGAAACTGGCAGCTATCAGAATCAAAAGCTTGAGCGAAAGGCTTCAGCTATCTCAGCAAATATTGGAGCGTGTGTATTGTCTCATTCAACAGATTCTCACTCATAGAACTGCTCTTTTTTTCAATCGACATATCGATCAATTAATCCTTTGTAGCTTTTATGGGGTTGCTAAG ATTTCTCAACTCAGCCTAACGTTTAAGGAGATCATTTATAACTACAGAAAGCAACCTCAATGTAAACCTCAAGTTTTTCGCAGTGTTTTTGTTCACTGGCCATCGACAAGCCGAAATGGA AAAACAGGAGAGGAGCATGTTGATATCATTACCTTTTACAATGAGGTATTCATTCCCTCAGTTAAGCCCTTATTGGTGGAATTAGGACCTGGTGGTGTGAATAATAGAAGTAACCGATCTCCTGAAGACAAGATTAGTTCTGACT GCCAAATTCCAGGATCACCTAGGATACCGCCATTTCCAAATCTTCCAGACATGTCTCCAAAGAAAGTTTCTGCTGTTCATAATGTTTATGTTTCTCCTCTGCGATCGACAAAG ATGGATACTTTGCTTTCACCAAGCTCCAAGAGTTActatgcatgtgttggcgaaagcACTCATGCTTATCAGAGCCCCTCAAAAGATCTGTCAGCCATCAATAACCGTCTAAATGG TGGAAGGAAGGTCAGTGGCAGGCTTAATTTTGATGTGGTGAGTGATTTTGTCGTAGCTGGTACTCTCCAGGATGGCAATTCTGCCTCTTCAAGCACTGCTGCTCCTACCACAACAAGTGTTGCAAAAGCTGAGCAACCTGAGCCCTAA
- the LOC103994180 gene encoding uncharacterized protein LOC103994180, translated as MEAEQIKTPVCGGDDNVNNNEKEKTKTALMRAFVERRDPDAKEVDNLTLRRFLRARDLDIEKASAMFLKYLTWKKTAVPNGFVSETDIQNELAQTKVFMQGRDKAGRPIGVVFGAKHFYSTREMDEFKRLVVYVLDKLCASMPGGQEKFVGIVDLQGWGYSNCDIRGYIAALDIMQNYYPERLGKAYMVHVPYLFMKAWKIIYPFIDNNTRKKIVFVENKNLKATLMKDIEESQIPQTYGGELPLIPIEKSTM; from the exons atggaggCTGAGCAGATTAAGACTCCAGTCTGTGGTGGCGACGACAACGTCAATAACAACGAGAAGGAGAAGACAAAGACGGCGCTGATGAGGGCCTTCGTCGAGCGTCGAGATCCAGATGCCAAG GAGGTAGACAACCTGACGCTCAGAAGGTTCTTGCGCGCACGCGACCTGGACATCGAGAAGGCCTCTGCCATGTTCTTGAAGTATCTCACGTGGAAGAAGACCGCTGTGCCGAATGGTTTCGTCTCAGAGACAGATATCCAGAATGAGCTCGCTCAGACGAAGGTTTTCATGCAAGGGCGTGACAAGGCAGGCCGCCCGATAGGGGTCGTCTTCGGTGCAAAACATTTCTACTCCACACGAGAGATGGACGAATTCAAAC GTCTCGTGGTTTACGTCCTTGACAAACTGTGCGCCAG TATGCCTGGTGGTCAAGAGAAGTTCGTCGGCATCGTGGATCTGCAAGGATGGGGTTACTCCAATTGCGACATCAGGGGATACATCGCAGCTCTTGATATCATGCAG AACTACTATCCGGAGAGGCTAGGCAAGGCTTATATGGTCCACGTACCGTATCTTTTCATGAAGGCGTGGAAGATCATATACCCATTCATCGACAACAACACCAGGAAAAAG ATTGTGTTCGTGGAGAACAAGAACCTGAAAGCTACTCTGATGAAGGACATCGAGGAGAGCCAGATTCCACAGACGTACGGCGGAGAACTGCCTCTGATTCCCATCGAGAAGTCAACGATGTAG